In Mycolicibacterium mucogenicum DSM 44124, the following are encoded in one genomic region:
- a CDS encoding ABC transporter substrate-binding protein, protein MARILTALGLLLAVLLTGCGSANPLGGGSISGDLKSIVVGSADFPESKIIAEIYAQALAANGFTVGRQFGIGSRETYVPAVKDHSIDLIPEYTGNLLQYFDPKTKATAAGDVELALARALPGDLSILTPSPAEDTDTVAVSAETAKKWNLKTIGDLAQHSAQVKFGAPSEFLQRAEGLPGLKAKYGLDIAPSNFIAISDGGGPATVRALVDGTVTAADIFSTSPAIVQNNLVVLEDPKHNFLAANVVPLVASQKKSDLLKTVLDAVSAKLTTKALIDMNTAVSGNSGVDADQAARKWVQDNGFDKPVSR, encoded by the coding sequence GTGGCGCGAATTCTGACCGCTCTGGGCCTGCTGCTCGCTGTCCTGTTGACGGGCTGCGGCAGTGCGAATCCCCTCGGTGGGGGCAGTATCTCGGGTGATCTCAAGTCGATCGTGGTGGGGTCCGCCGACTTCCCCGAGTCGAAGATCATCGCCGAGATCTATGCGCAGGCGTTGGCGGCCAACGGCTTTACCGTCGGCCGTCAGTTCGGTATCGGCAGCCGCGAGACGTACGTCCCTGCGGTGAAGGACCATTCGATCGACCTGATCCCCGAGTACACCGGCAACCTGCTTCAGTACTTCGACCCGAAGACCAAGGCCACCGCCGCCGGTGACGTCGAATTGGCGCTCGCGCGAGCGCTTCCGGGCGACCTGTCGATCCTGACTCCCTCCCCGGCCGAGGACACCGACACGGTCGCGGTGTCGGCGGAAACCGCCAAGAAATGGAATCTCAAGACCATCGGTGACCTGGCCCAGCACTCGGCCCAGGTGAAATTCGGTGCGCCGTCGGAGTTCCTGCAGCGGGCCGAGGGACTGCCCGGATTGAAAGCCAAGTACGGCCTCGATATCGCGCCGTCCAACTTCATCGCCATCAGCGATGGCGGGGGACCGGCCACCGTGCGAGCGCTGGTCGACGGAACCGTCACCGCGGCAGATATTTTCAGCACGTCGCCGGCCATCGTGCAGAACAACCTGGTGGTGCTCGAGGATCCGAAGCACAACTTCCTGGCCGCCAACGTGGTGCCGCTGGTGGCGTCGCAGAAGAAGTCCGACCTGCTCAAGACGGTGCTCGACGCTGTCAGCGCAAAACTCACCACGAAGGCACTCATTGACATGAACACCGCGGTCTCCGGCAACAGCGGCGTCGACGCCGACCAGGCCGCGAGAAAATGGGTCCAGGACAACGGATTCGACAAGCCGGTGAGCCGATGA
- a CDS encoding phosphotransferase family protein, whose protein sequence is MASLDGLDLTALDAHLRDIGVTRSGELRAELIAGGRSNLTFLVFDDAAKWVLRRPPLHGLTPSAHDMAREYKVVAALEGTTVPVAHPVTMRNDDSVLGAPFQMVEFVPGRVVRYSAELDALGDQQTIDACVDALIKVLADLHALDPEAVGLGDFGKANGYLERQVRRWGSQWDLVRLPDDPRDDDVRRLHGLLAEKLPPQSRSAIVHGDYRIDNTMLDAVDATKVRAVLDWEMSTLGDPLSDAALMCVYRHPMFSMVHSDAAWSSDKIPSMDQLAQKYAVAAGQPLNHWEFYLALAYFKLAIIAAGIDFRARMAAGEAGHDDPVGEAVAPLIAAGLAVI, encoded by the coding sequence GTGGCATCTCTCGACGGCTTGGATCTGACGGCGCTCGACGCACACCTACGCGACATCGGAGTGACCCGCAGCGGTGAGCTGCGAGCCGAATTGATCGCCGGGGGCCGGTCGAATCTGACGTTCCTGGTGTTCGACGACGCCGCCAAGTGGGTACTGCGCCGGCCGCCGCTGCACGGGCTCACGCCGTCGGCGCACGACATGGCGCGGGAGTATAAAGTCGTTGCGGCACTTGAGGGTACAACGGTGCCGGTGGCGCATCCGGTGACGATGCGCAATGACGACTCGGTGCTGGGTGCGCCGTTCCAGATGGTCGAATTCGTGCCCGGCCGGGTCGTGCGCTACTCGGCGGAGCTCGACGCACTGGGCGATCAGCAGACCATCGACGCCTGTGTGGACGCGCTGATCAAGGTGCTGGCCGACCTGCACGCCCTGGACCCGGAAGCCGTCGGGCTCGGGGACTTCGGGAAGGCCAACGGGTACCTCGAGCGGCAGGTGCGGCGGTGGGGTTCGCAGTGGGACCTGGTGCGGCTGCCGGATGATCCGCGCGACGACGATGTCCGCCGGCTGCACGGCCTGCTGGCCGAGAAGCTGCCGCCGCAGAGCCGCAGCGCCATCGTCCACGGCGACTACCGCATCGACAACACCATGCTCGACGCCGTCGACGCGACCAAGGTGCGGGCGGTACTGGACTGGGAGATGTCGACCCTCGGTGACCCGCTGTCCGACGCCGCGCTGATGTGCGTCTACCGGCACCCGATGTTCTCGATGGTGCATTCGGACGCGGCGTGGTCCTCGGACAAGATTCCGTCGATGGACCAGCTGGCCCAGAAGTACGCGGTGGCGGCCGGGCAGCCTTTGAATCATTGGGAGTTCTATCTGGCGCTGGCGTACTTCAAGCTCGCGATCATCGCCGCCGGCATCGACTTCCGCGCCCGGATGGCCGCCGGCGAAGCCGGCCACGACGACCCCGTCGGTGAGGCCGTCGCGCCGCTCATCGCCGCCGGCCTCGCGGTAATTTAA
- a CDS encoding LapA family protein, producing the protein MSSDHASTPEPTGSAHEAAPTHAEPPAPKSPKPGSPDKKPKTPASAVKFTRTAALWTALVLGFLILILLLVFVIQNGDDVTLRLFGWQLTIQKGVAILLAAVAGGLLTFAVASIRILQLRLAARKNLKAGL; encoded by the coding sequence ATGAGTAGCGATCACGCGTCTACCCCCGAGCCGACCGGGTCAGCCCACGAAGCGGCGCCTACGCACGCCGAACCGCCGGCACCCAAGTCCCCCAAGCCGGGCTCTCCGGACAAGAAACCGAAGACACCGGCATCGGCAGTGAAGTTCACCCGCACCGCCGCACTCTGGACGGCGCTGGTCCTCGGTTTCCTGATCCTGATCCTGCTGTTGGTGTTTGTCATCCAGAACGGCGACGACGTCACGCTGCGGCTGTTCGGGTGGCAGCTGACCATTCAAAAGGGTGTGGCGATCCTGCTCGCAGCCGTCGCAGGCGGTCTGCTGACCTTCGCAGTGGCGAGCATTCGGATTCTGCAGTTGCGGCTCGCCGCACGGAAGAACTTGAAGGCCGGACTTTAA